In the Candidatus Methylomirabilis sp. genome, one interval contains:
- a CDS encoding cobalamin-binding protein, protein MQTRRFRDALGREVPVPYPPRRVVSLIPSVTEICFSLGAGDRLVGVTKFCTEPPAGVAGKVRVGGEKNPDLDLIRRLQPDLVIANVEENRKPDVDALAESDIPVYVIYPRGVDEGIALLRALGELLGVAAAGEAQAARVEAAREQVRRLRAGRAPLRVFCPIWKNPWMACNRDTYVHDVLVTCGGENITADRPERYPRVTLQEVEAAAPEVILLPDEPFRFGAKHLPLFSAFPGIPAVRDGRLYCIDGKWISWYGPRMAEGLPALTRVILGEPAAPGGRAAGT, encoded by the coding sequence TTGCAGACGCGCCGCTTCCGAGACGCGCTGGGCCGCGAGGTGCCGGTCCCGTATCCCCCCCGGCGCGTCGTCTCCCTGATCCCCAGCGTGACCGAGATCTGTTTCTCTCTGGGGGCCGGCGACCGGCTCGTCGGGGTGACGAAATTTTGCACCGAGCCGCCCGCCGGCGTGGCCGGGAAGGTCCGGGTGGGCGGGGAGAAGAACCCGGACCTGGACCTCATCCGTCGGCTCCAGCCCGATCTGGTCATCGCGAACGTGGAGGAAAACCGGAAGCCGGACGTCGACGCCCTCGCCGAGTCCGACATTCCGGTGTACGTCATCTACCCGCGGGGCGTGGATGAGGGGATTGCGCTCCTCAGGGCCCTGGGGGAGCTCTTGGGGGTCGCCGCCGCCGGGGAAGCCCAGGCCGCCCGGGTGGAGGCGGCGCGGGAGCAGGTCCGACGGCTCCGGGCGGGGCGCGCGCCGTTGCGGGTCTTCTGCCCCATCTGGAAGAATCCCTGGATGGCGTGCAACCGGGATACCTATGTGCACGATGTCCTGGTCACCTGCGGCGGCGAGAACATTACGGCGGATCGCCCCGAGCGGTACCCCCGGGTCACGCTGCAGGAAGTGGAGGCCGCGGCCCCCGAGGTGATCCTCCTCCCCGATGAGCCGTTCCGGTTCGGCGCCAAGCACCTTCCGCTCTTCAGTGCCTTCCCAGGCATCCCCGCCGTCCGGGACGGCCGGCTGTACTGCATTGACGGGAAGTGGATCTCCTGGTACGGTCCCCGGATGGCGGAGGGCCTCCCGGCCTTGACCCGGGTGATCCTGGGCGAACCGGCTGCGCCGGGCGGGCGGGCGGCGGGCACTTGA
- a CDS encoding non-heme iron oxygenase ferredoxin subunit — MGKLVKVAQTADLNPGEGKTVEADGTPIALFNVGGAFHAIHNTCLHKGGPLGEGFLEGQVVTCPWHGWKYDCTTGVSKTNPAAKVQVFRVKVQGSDVFVELP; from the coding sequence ATGGGCAAGCTGGTGAAGGTGGCACAGACGGCGGACTTGAACCCGGGCGAGGGGAAGACCGTGGAGGCCGATGGCACGCCCATCGCCCTGTTCAACGTGGGGGGCGCGTTCCACGCCATTCACAACACCTGCCTGCACAAAGGTGGCCCCCTGGGGGAGGGATTCCTGGAAGGCCAGGTGGTCACCTGCCCCTGGCACGGCTGGAAGTACGACTGCACGACCGGGGTCTCCAAGACCAACCCGGCGGCGAAGGTCCAGGTCTTCCGTGTCAAGGTCCAGGGCAGCGACGTCTTCGTGGAGCTCCCCTAG